From a single Miscanthus floridulus cultivar M001 chromosome 8, ASM1932011v1, whole genome shotgun sequence genomic region:
- the LOC136471742 gene encoding DNA replication complex GINS protein PSF3-like — translation MPGYYDIDDILMEDEPISVVFQVTANGVGLLDPGAESNCVEKGAKVDLPFWLAHGLLSLEQAVSINPPPCFTQKTRKEIQADAACVDLRVRCPYFYELGCKIVPLVSDKSIGLFLRYAFTSRYKEVLSKSHSSSTMTVPKFVPRLTKEETRVFESARESMAGFKKWRAGGVRLQKASILGRKRKTKLPDGPPTP, via the exons ATGCCGGGTTACTATGACATCGATGACATCCTCATGGAGGATGAG CCTATTTCAGTTGTTTTCCAAGTAACTGCAAATGGTGTTGGCCTGCTAGATCCTGGTGCTGAAAGTAACTGT GTAGAGAAGGGTGCCAAGGTGGACCTACCATTTTGGCTTGCTCATGGGCTGCTGTCTCTGGAACAAGCTGTGTCAATAAACCCACCTCCATGCTTCACACAGAA AACTCGGAAGGAGATCCAAGCTGATGCAGCCTGTGTGGATTTGAGGGTTCGTTGCCCGTACTTTTATGAGCTAGGATGCAAGATTGTTCCTTT GGTGAGTGACAAGAGCATTGGCCTGTTCTTGCGATATGCATTCACCAGTAGGTACAAAGAGGTTCTAAGCAAGTCCCACAGTTCTTCCACGATGACAGTTCCCAAGTTTGTTCCACGCCTTACAAAAGAAGAAACTCGAG TATTTGAATCTGCTAGAGAATCGATGGCTGGTTTCAAGAAATGGCGAGCAGGTGGGGTGAGACTGCAAAAGGCTTCCATTCTTGGCCGGAAGAGGAAGACAAAGCTGCCTGATGGACCACCTACTCCTTGA
- the LOC136471741 gene encoding putative receptor-like protein kinase At1g80870: MPSRLLQQPLPPPAPPPPPLLAKSQHRRHALLAATIASAAAAAALLLLLVVVVVLLRRRRLRHPTLPFSPPPDPARPLRRYSRRTLRRATGGFHPSRLLGRGAASPVYLATFPDASLAAVKTCASPHELHLLASLPESPRFVSLHGYSPGSGSGSGGGAAERPLLLVFEYMAQGSLQSALFGGGDAAARDGQFLDWPKRLAIIRDVARALAFLHVECQPPVVHGDLKPSNVLLDANFRAKLADFGLARFKAPDAVAASGAAGDDFMSQELGEAGDQLSTTASAAGGAKTDTKDESGPAGAWGKEWWWKQDGSGELDSRDYVAEWIGSQICPERNPDWADENEDDANEHKNSPSGTDENAVSASPEDKKNTDCNGNVDGAKKEVTKMREWWKEEFFEEMSKKQGASFDKRRGGGGKPWLRSISMNTGHGNTNGESNVEPSAVDLSFRRSRNRNRRRGRSVGSDVHSGCGGDYLSRELSSTTSMRGTVCYVAPECGGGPCEHGSELLEKADVYSFGVLVLVILSGRRPLHILSSPMKLEKANLVSWCRQLARAGNVLELMDEQLDGGYDKDQATKCVQLALLCLQRQPELRPDSTDIVKILDGEMELPPAPVEFSPSPRVRPFPRSSRRAAQPDAAE; encoded by the coding sequence ATGCCTTCCCGCCTTCTCCAGCAGCCACTCCCTCCACctgcgccaccgccgcctccccTGCTTGCCAAGAGCCAACACCGCCGCCACGCCCTCCTCGCCGCCACCATCGCTTCCGCGGCGGCCGCGGCAGCTTTGTTGCTCttgctcgtcgtcgtcgtcgtcctcctccggcggcggcggctccggcaCCCCACGCTCCCGTTCTCCCCGCCGCCGGACCCGGCGCGCCCGCTCCGTCGCTACTCCCGCCGCACGCTTCGCCGCGCCACGGGCGGGTTCCACCCGTCCCGCCTCCTCGGCCGCGGGGCCGCCTCGCCCGTCTACCTCGCCACCTTCCCCGACGCCTCTCTTGCCGCCGTGAAGACGTGCGCGTCGCCTCACGAGCTCCACCTCCTCGCGTCGCTCCCTGAATCCCCTCGCTTCGTTTCCCTCCATGGCTACTCGCCCGGCTCGGGCTCGGGCTCCGGTGGCGGCGCTGCCGAGCGCCCGCTCCTCCTTGTCTTCGAGTACATGGCCCAGGGCTCCCTCCAGAGCGCGCTGTTCGGAGGCGGCGACGCCGCTGCCCGCGACGGGCAGTTCCTGGACTGGCCGAAGCGGCTCGCCATCATCCGCGACGTGGCGCGCGCGCTCGCCTTTCTCCACGTTGAGTGCCAGCCGCCCGTCGTGCACGGCGACCTCAAGCCCAGCAACGTCCTCCTCGACGCTAATTTCCGCGCCAAGCTCGCCGATTTCGGCCTCGCGCGCTTCAAGGCCCCCGATGCCGTCGCCGCGTCTGGCGCTGCCGGGGACGATTTCATGAGCCAAGAACTCGGCGAGGCCGGCGACCAGctctccaccaccgcctccgctGCCGGCGGGGCCAAAACGGACACAAAGGATGAGTCTGGCCCGGCTGGTGCGTGGGGGAAGGAGTGGTGGTGGAAGCAGGATGGTAGCGGTGAGCTTGACTCGAGGGACTACGTCGCCGAGTGGATTGGCAGCCAAATCTGCCCGGAGAGGAACCCGGATTGGGCCGACGAGAACGAAGACGACGCCAACGAGCATAAGAACTCTCCCTCGGGTACGGACGAAAACGCTGTGTCAGCCTCGCCCGAGGACAAGAAGAACACCGACTGCAATGGCAACGTCGACGGCGCCAAGAAGGAGGTGACCAAGATGAGGGAGTGGTGGAAAGAGGAGTTCTTTGAAGAGATGAGCAAGAAGCAGGGAGCAAGCTTCGAcaagcggcgcggcggcggcggcaagccaTGGCTCCGTTCGATCAGCATGAACACGGGCCACGGCAACACCAACGGCGAGAGCAATGTCGAGCCGAGCGCCGTGGACCTCAGCTTCCGGAGAAGCCGGAATCGGAACCGGCGGCGCGGTCGGTCAGTGGGCAGCGACGTCCACAGCGGGTGCGGCGGGGACTACCTCAGCCGGGAGCTTAGCAGCACGACGAGCATGCGCGGCACGGTGTGCTACGTTGCGCCGGAGTGCGGCGGCGGGCCCTGCGAGCACGGCAGCGAGCTGCTGGAGAAGGccgacgtgtacagcttcggcgtgCTCGTGCTGGTGATCCTGTCCGGCCGGCGGCCGCTGCACATCCTCTCGTCGCCGATGAAGCTGGAGAAGGCGAACCTGGTGAGCTGGTGCCGGCAGCTGGCGCGCGCCGGGAACGTGCTGGAGCTCATGGACGAGCAGCTGGACGGCGGGTACGACAAGGACCAGGCCACCAAGTGCGTGCAGCTCGCGCTGCTGTGCCTGCAGCGGCAGCCGGAGCTCCGGCCGGACAGCACGGACATCGTCAAGATCCTGGACGGCGAGATGGAACTCCCGCCGGCGCCGGTGGAGTTCTCGCCGTCGCCCCGCGTGCGGCCTTTCCCGCGGTCGTCGCGCCGGGCAGCGCAGCCGGATGCCGCCGAGTGA